Proteins encoded together in one Pseudomonas sp. ADAK13 window:
- a CDS encoding ABC transporter substrate-binding protein → MAEFRTVLLLAAALVMGGCDKAAEAPESASALSGVTLILGDQAKGLRTVVEASHALDGIDYKVQWANFQGAAPLFEALRAGAVDLGPAGDTPVLAAATGGTPLRIVAVRRSQARSIAILVPPDSPIHSVADLKGLNVVVSSARGSISQYLLIRALENAGVDEKDVNVGFVLPTDALPAFNAGKIEAWATFGVYQAFAEQKGARVLISGEGINTGLTFITASDEVLADPLKRKALSDVLQRFAKAFEWAQQNPEEYARVFAKVNDIPLEVSQLLRKWGDESLLPVEERDIQALQQVDDLFVEKKIFPHRVEVQALTDTEVFSPQSLAAAP, encoded by the coding sequence ATGGCTGAGTTCAGAACGGTTTTGCTGCTGGCAGCGGCGCTAGTGATGGGCGGCTGCGACAAAGCCGCCGAAGCCCCTGAGTCCGCTTCGGCGTTGTCCGGCGTGACCTTGATCCTCGGTGACCAGGCCAAGGGCTTGCGCACCGTGGTGGAGGCCTCTCACGCCCTGGACGGTATCGACTACAAGGTGCAGTGGGCCAACTTCCAGGGCGCCGCGCCGCTGTTCGAAGCGTTGCGCGCCGGCGCCGTAGACCTCGGCCCGGCGGGTGATACGCCGGTGTTGGCGGCCGCGACCGGGGGCACGCCATTGCGTATTGTCGCCGTGCGTCGCAGCCAGGCACGGAGCATTGCGATCCTGGTGCCGCCCGATTCACCGATCCACAGTGTGGCAGACCTGAAAGGCCTCAATGTGGTGGTCTCGTCCGCCCGTGGCAGCATTTCCCAGTACCTGTTGATCCGCGCCCTGGAGAATGCGGGCGTGGATGAAAAGGACGTCAACGTCGGCTTCGTCCTGCCCACCGATGCGTTGCCCGCGTTCAATGCCGGCAAGATCGAAGCCTGGGCTACCTTCGGGGTGTATCAGGCGTTCGCCGAGCAAAAGGGCGCGCGGGTGCTGATCAGCGGGGAGGGCATCAACACCGGCCTGACCTTTATCACCGCCTCCGATGAGGTGCTGGCCGACCCGCTCAAGCGCAAGGCGTTGAGTGACGTCCTGCAGCGTTTTGCCAAGGCCTTCGAGTGGGCGCAGCAGAACCCCGAGGAATACGCGCGGGTGTTTGCCAAGGTCAACGATATCCCGCTGGAGGTTTCACAGTTGCTGCGCAAATGGGGTGATGAGTCGCTGTTGCCGGTCGAGGAACGGGACATACAGGCGTTGCAGCAGGTGGATGATTTGTTTGTGGAAAAGAAGATTTTCCCGCACCGGGTAGAGGTTCAGGCATTGACCGATACCGAGGTATTTTCGCCGCAATCGTTGGCTGCCGCGCCCTGA
- a CDS encoding ABC transporter ATP-binding protein produces the protein MSTLEASAAPVQLRNVVRQFGQQRVIDGLDLDIAPGEFVALLGASGSGKTTLLRSLAGLDSIDSGQLRVPKARAAVFQEPRLMPWKRAWKNVILGLRVPDAKARAVQALTEVGLAHRLEAYPATLSGGEAQRVALARGLVREPKLLLLDEPFAALDALTRIKMHRLIIELWRKHTPAVLLVTHDVDEAILLADRVIVLADGKIAEQLSIDLPRARDTGQDGFQAIRARLLSLLGVEVDAPAAQPASATVRRFAHG, from the coding sequence ATGTCGACTCTCGAAGCTTCAGCAGCACCGGTGCAGTTGCGTAATGTGGTGCGCCAGTTCGGCCAGCAGCGGGTCATTGATGGCCTGGACCTGGATATCGCCCCCGGGGAGTTTGTCGCGCTGCTGGGCGCCAGCGGTTCCGGCAAGACCACCTTGCTGCGCAGCCTCGCGGGCCTGGACAGTATCGACAGCGGCCAACTGCGCGTGCCCAAGGCTCGGGCGGCGGTGTTCCAGGAACCGCGGCTGATGCCGTGGAAGCGCGCCTGGAAAAACGTGATCCTCGGCCTGCGGGTGCCCGACGCCAAGGCCCGGGCGGTGCAGGCCTTGACGGAAGTCGGGCTGGCCCATCGGCTGGAGGCGTACCCCGCAACGCTGTCCGGCGGTGAGGCCCAGCGCGTGGCATTGGCCCGTGGCCTGGTGCGCGAGCCCAAGTTGCTGTTGCTGGACGAACCCTTCGCCGCCCTGGATGCGCTGACCCGCATCAAGATGCATCGCCTGATCATCGAACTCTGGCGCAAACACACGCCGGCGGTGTTGCTGGTGACCCACGACGTCGACGAAGCGATCCTGCTGGCCGACCGTGTGATCGTGCTGGCGGACGGCAAGATTGCCGAACAACTGAGCATCGATCTGCCCCGCGCACGGGACACCGGGCAGGACGGTTTCCAGGCGATCCGTGCACGCTTGCTGAGCCTGCTGGGCGTGGAGGTGGACGCCCCGGCCGCACAGCCCGCCAGCGCCACCGTGCGGCGGTTTGCCCATGGCTGA
- a CDS encoding ABC transporter permease: MTEKSLNASSFSVDKAEGHAGVASRLTPRWLRNWRTPDVLLRLVSPIVLLLLWELASELGFIPARVIAAPSQIGGTLWAMIVSGELGKHLLVSLQRALLGLSIGVSIGVVAALITGLSKRGEVILDSPMQMLRTIPSLALVPLFILWFGIGEFTKIALIVTGTTFPVYLNLFAGIRNIDPKLIEAANTLGLNRRELIWHVILPGSLPSFFVGLRYSLGISWLALVFVEQINTTAGIGYLASDARDFMRTDVIVICLLIYSVLGLLIDGLIRTLERFALAWRPSFVRN; the protein is encoded by the coding sequence ATGACTGAAAAGTCCCTTAACGCCAGTTCGTTTTCCGTCGACAAGGCCGAGGGTCACGCCGGGGTTGCATCCCGGTTGACTCCGCGCTGGCTGCGCAACTGGCGCACCCCCGACGTGCTGCTGCGCCTGGTCAGCCCGATTGTGTTGCTGCTGCTGTGGGAGCTGGCCTCCGAGCTGGGCTTTATCCCGGCGCGGGTCATCGCCGCGCCGTCGCAGATTGGCGGCACCTTGTGGGCAATGATCGTCTCCGGCGAGTTGGGCAAGCACTTGCTGGTGTCGCTGCAACGGGCACTGCTGGGCTTGAGCATCGGTGTGAGTATCGGGGTGGTGGCGGCGCTGATCACCGGGCTGTCCAAGCGTGGCGAGGTGATCCTCGACTCACCGATGCAGATGCTGCGTACCATCCCGTCCCTGGCGCTGGTGCCGTTGTTCATCCTCTGGTTCGGCATCGGCGAGTTCACCAAGATCGCGCTGATTGTCACCGGCACCACCTTTCCCGTTTACCTCAATCTGTTCGCCGGCATCCGCAACATCGACCCCAAATTGATCGAGGCCGCCAACACCCTTGGCCTCAATCGTCGCGAGCTGATCTGGCATGTGATCCTGCCGGGCTCGTTGCCGTCGTTTTTTGTCGGCCTGCGCTATTCCCTGGGCATCTCGTGGCTGGCCCTGGTGTTCGTCGAGCAAATCAACACCACCGCCGGCATCGGCTACCTGGCCAGTGATGCGCGCGACTTCATGCGCACCGACGTGATCGTGATCTGCCTGCTGATCTACAGCGTGCTGGGCCTGCTGATCGATGGCTTGATCCGCACCCTGGAACGTTTTGCCCTGGCCTGGCGCCCATCGTTTGTGAGGAACTGA